Part of the Anopheles coluzzii chromosome 3, AcolN3, whole genome shotgun sequence genome is shown below.
GGTGCCGGCGCGGAGTCGAGCGGTGACGATACGATCAAGATCGTCCATCGGCATCTGCAGAACGGGGATATACTGCTGCTCAACCGGCAGCCCACGCTGCATCGGCCGAGTATAATGGCGCACCGGGCGAAGATTCTCGGTGGGGAGAAGATTTTCCGCCTGCACTACTCGAACTGCAAGTCGTACAATGCGGACTTTGATGGGGATGAAATGAATGCTCATCTGCCGCAGAACGAGGTGGCCCGGGCGGAGGCGTACGGGTTGGTGGCGGTGCCGTACCAATACCTCGTGCCGAAAGACGGCACACCGCTGGGTGGTTTGATTCAGGATCACATCGTATCGGCGGTGAAGCTTTTCATACGCGGCAAGTTTTTCAACCGGTAAGTGGGTGAAGGACTGAGGCGCTTGACTCTCTAACCGACTCCTCATCCCCAAACCCCTTACTGCCTTGCAGGGAGGACTACCAGCAGCTAGTGTTTCAGGCGCTGAGCAACAAGAAGGGCAATATTGAGCTGCTGCCACCGTCCATCCTGAAGCCGGTGAGACTGTGGTCCGGCAAGCAAATCATCTCGACCATCATCAAGAACAGCACACCGAAGGGCATGCCGTACATCAACTTGGTGGGAAAGTCGAAGCTAAACAACAAGGTAAGGGCGCTTGGTGGTAATAAAGCACTCGCAGAACGCACTCATAATCGCTCTCCGCTCTCCCACGCAGCATTGGTGTGTGCTTCCCGCCCGCCCCTGGGAGTACGGTGGCACACCGCTCCGCGAGAACGAGCTGTCCGAATCGGAGGTGTTCATCCGGCAGGGTGAGCTGCTGAGCGGCATCCTCGACAAGAACCACTTCGGCGCCACACCGTACGGTCTGATCCACTGCATGTACGAGCTGTACGGGGGCGTCTGCTCCACCGCTCTCCTTTCGTCCCTGTCGCGGCTCTTCACCTACTACCTGCAGTGGGAAGGGTTCACGCTGGGCGTACGGGACATTCTGGTGCAGAGCAAGGCGGATCGGAAGCGGTCCAGAATTATACGCGAGTGTCGCGCTGTGGCCGGGCACGAAGCGGCCACCTCAGCCCTCGAGCTGCCGGCGAGCGTTTCGCGCGACGAGCTGGCCCAGCGCATGCGGGAAGCGTACGCCAAGAATCCAAAGTTTCGCGCCATACTCGACCGGAAGTATAAGACCGTGCTCGATACGTACACCAACAGGATTAACAAGTgagtgagaaaaaaatgggaatCCAATTGGACGTGTTATTAATTATACTTCGCCTTTTTTTAATAGCGCATGCCTGCCGGAAGGCTTGATCAGCAAGTTCCCGGAGAACAATCTGCAGCTGATGGTACAGTCGGGTGCGAAGGGTTCGACCGTTAACACGATGCAAATCTCGTGCCTGCTCGGGCAGATCGAGCTGGAGGGCAAACGACCGCCGCTCATGATTTCCGGCCGTTCGCTGCCGAGCTTTGCTGATTTTGATACGTCACCGAAGTCGGGCGGCTTTATCGACGGCCGGTTTATGACGGGCATACAGCCGCAGgagtttttctttcactgTATGGCAGGCCGCGAGGGTCTGATCGATACGGCGGTGAAAACTAGCCGCTCCGGCTACCTGCAGCGCTGTCTGGTGAAGCATCTCGAGGGCCTGTCGGTGCACTACGACATGACGGTGCGGGATAGCGACGGCAGCGTGATCCAGTACATGTTCGGCGAGGACGGTATGGACATTGCGAAGACGCAGTTCATCGGCAACGAGAAGCAGACGCGCTTTCTCGACATGAACCGGGACGTGATCGTGCAGCCGGAGGTGCTGAAGCGGCTGCAGACGTCCCGCGACGAGGATCCGCTGAACGAGGCGCTGAAGAAGCACGTCAAAAAGATGAAACGCTGGACGAAGCAGAATGGCGGAGGGCCGACGGAGGTGCAGCGGGTTCGCACGTCCGCTTTTGCACTGTTTTCCGCCGACCATGCGGAAGCGTTGCGGGCGGAGCTCCCGAACCCGGACAAGATGAAAAAGTCGGGCCGTACCAAGCTGACGGAGAAGCTGCTCAAGCGGTGGGGCAAGCTGGAGCCAGCGGCCCGGCGCGAGTACGTGAGAAGGGCGGCCCACTGTCCCGATCCGGTCGGTGCCGTCTTTCCGCCCGATTCGCACTACGGCGTGCTGTCGGAGAAGCTGGAGGCGATGGTGCGCAAGTACAAGCGCACCGAGCAGCCGCTCCACAACATCGACGAGCTGATGCAGGTGAAGGGCAGTGCGTCGCTGGCCGCGCCGGGCGAACCGGTCGGCGTGCTGGCGGCCCAATCGATCGGCGAACCGTCCACGCAGATGACGCTCAACACGTTCCACTTCGCGGGGCGCGGTGAGATGAACGTGACGCTCGGTATTCCGCGTCTGCGCGAGATTCTGATGTGTGCGGCGGCCGAGATCAAGACACCGTCGATGGAGATACCGTTCCTGCCGCACCGCAAACCGGAGCGGCTGAAGGCGGTGGCCGAGAAGCTGCGCAAATCGCTCAACCGTGTCACGGTGGCGGATGTGCTGGAGAGTGAGTGCAACCGTCACGTGTTTTGgcgcttttcttttatttaatacGTTGTATCTTCCTTCCCGTAGATATTAATATCAAGtcgaagctggtggtgcatcCTTCGCGCGGCATGCAGCACACCATACGCTTCAACTTCCTTCCGCAGGACGCGTACGATCACGACTACTGCGTTACGCCGAGCGGCATCCTTCGGCACATGTCGCGCAAATTTTTCAAAGCAATGTTTGCCGCCATTCGGCGAGCGGAATCGGCGAAGAATGTGCTGTAAGTATGAAACCATCCTTTGGCGTGTCGAGGGCCTTTTCTTCCATACGCTGATGTGctattccattccattctaCAGAATCGACACTGAAATGCAGGAAGGTAAATCGAAAAAGCATAAGAAGGGGGCTGACACTGAAGAGGACGACGAGATCGATCGCCAGGAGCCGGGGAAAGTTGATAAGAGCGAGAAGGCTGTGTATTCGGATAGCGACAGTGACTCGGACGATGGTGGCACGCCGGCTGTTGATGGGGATGCATCGGATGCGAAGAACCGGGGCAAGACCAAGGACGAGCACGAttacgacgaggacgacgagaaCGATGCGGATGCTGCGGGGGCCAGCTCCGACGACTCGGGCGTTAGCGAGGACGAGCAAGAGGATGAGAAGGAGGCGCAAAAGCAGCCAGCAGCGGggggaaagcaaaagaaaaagcttcCGTCCGCCAAGGCATCGAAGAGCCACTGCATCGAGGAGGCGCTGATTGAGGAGTACGAAAAGGAGCAGGACGAGCTGGGGCAGGAGCTGGCAGCGATGCCCGGCGCCGAGGAAACGCTGAATGAAGCGGAAGAGACCATGTTTTTGGCGCAGGTGAACGCGCAGGTCAGCAAGTTCCAGCACGATCGGGTCGCCAAACGGTGGTGCCAGATCGTGCTGCACATGCCGCTGAAGCTGAAGGAGATCGACTTCACCAAGGTGCTGCGGGATGTGGCCGCCAAATCGGTAATCTGGGAGGTGCCCCGGATCAAGCGCGCCATCACGTACATGCAAAACGATCAGCTGTACCTGCGAACGGACGGTACGAACATGTCGGCGATGACGGCGCACGCGAAGGTGCTGGACCTGAACCGGCTGTACACGAACGACATCCACGCGATGGCCAACCGGTACGGCATCGAGGCGGCGTCGCGCGTGATCGTGAAGGAAATACAGAACGTGTTCAGCGTGTACGGCATCACGATCGATCCGCGCcatctgctgctggtggcggaCTACATGACGGCGAGTGGCCGGTACCAGGCGATGAACCGCATGGCGATGGAGTCTTCGGTTTCGCCGCTGCAGCAGATTTCGTTCGAATCGTCGCTCAAGTTCCTGAAGGAGGCGCTGCTGAAGGGCACGAACGATCGGCTGGAGTCACCCTCGTCCAGGCTGATCGTGGGCCAGCCGTGCAAGGTGGGCACGGGCTCGTTTACGCTCTACTCGTCCGCCCTGAAGGACTATGCCGAGGCGTCAATGGCATAAGGGAGCATGGTAGcttacaaacacatttttgcaTATAGCCTTTGAATAAAGTTCTTTAACAATATTCTTGTGAAATGCTGCGTAGTGAGTAAAATTTATGACAAACAAGATCGGTAAGAATGGCTggggaaatggtaaaatggTTGGAAAAATGGAGCTTTATCCTCTACACCGTTGTGTGATATGATTTCTTGCTTACCTACATCAGTGCAAATGAGCTTTGAGATCGTAAATATCACTCTGAAACGAGTTAATGCATTTGAATAACATCATTTCTGGCATGCATTTGGAAAAGAACGAAACACGATGAGCTGATCAAGTTTTTGTAACTGTCGTTTTAAACCAAAATCCCTTTGTAGGACCATCCCTAGCtttcgttaaaaataaaacgtagCTTCAAAGTGAAATCGATTCTGCAGTTTAATTATTGCTGTAATGAGCAATGAAATAGAGTATTTTTCGCAGCTAAATACAACAATTTATCaattaaaataagaaaaaactTAAATTAATTCGATAACGAAAAGTCAAATTTGACAGCTATTGGTTTTCGTTTGTCAAAATGATGACATTTGGATGTACAGTAGAGTACCAGCGTCCCGTTCAGTTagatatttattattattgaccACATTTTAAGCTTataatggtttattttttattcttttttaataataaattctACTGCAtttcaaacacatttttacaatCCCCTTAGCATTATTCCAGGACCAATAAACAACATCCGTACAGCCTAGATAAAACAACCGGCCCGAGCTCGACTGTATGTAAACCTTGCGTCgccgtttgtttttgtcgcCGTACACAAGCGTTCGCGCGTTGCTCGCTTCAGCCCACGCCGCCATCTTGGAATcgctttgtgtgcgtgtgtgctggCTCGGACGGTCGGCTCCCAGAAAGTGTCCTGTTTTTTCACCACAGTTTTCCGGCACCAAACGGCGCGTGTTCCGGTCCGAAGGCAAGCGCCAAGTGTGCCCCACACGCAGGGCAAAAGGGTGTGTAGAGTGTGAAGTGTGCTAGCGCGCGGCAAAACCGGCCAACCGACGATGGCATCCGATGAGGAAATTGATGAATCCATTGCCGGTAAGTGGAGTGGAGGGGTGGGTGCTGACGGGAAGGGTAAGAAGGGCTGGCTAGGGAGCCACCATTGTTCGTACTAGAGGGGGGGCAGCACGAAAAGGTGGTAGAACTATGAAAATCTTATTTTCCAGCGGTGAAATACACCGTTGCCGGTAAAATAACGCAACATTGCAAACACAAATgcattgtttgtgttttttttctctaacgTGCTGCAACGGTTAGGAACACGGAAGATCGGCCCGCTTTTTGCCCTCTGTTGGGAGCGCAATGGCGGAGGGAAAGGGTGGTAGCAAATCTTTTCTACAGTCATGTAGAATTTTTACCCTCCCAAACCACTACCATTTATTGTGAAGGTCACTGTAACTGCACGAGTGTCCTTCGATTGAATCTGCAAGCCTCAGGAAAGGTGTGGAAAGGAAGGATTGGTGACAGGATGAGTGGTGGTAGGGGTGGGAAGACTACGCCGCACACCATTGCGGAGCGCTAGCGTTCCGCAATGGGGTCATGAAGCGTGCGGGCAGGGTACGTGGTAGCCGAAGGTAGAGGAGGGTTGTGCTTTCTTGCGCTTTTTTACTCTTCTTATTCTTCCACCAGTTCTTGCCATTCGCTTTGACTACGCAGAGAGAGGTGATcatgtctttctctctcagctctctgtttctctttcactctctctctctctttctctcttgcgcTTTTTTTTCAACCCTCGCCCGCTTGGGAAtggattttccattttccctcGTTCCGGGCTTCGCTTTGCTTCCTTCGTTTCCTGCCCCTTCCCTTCCACCTTCAACTATACAAACCGATTGTTGGTGAGGGAGGATTGGAAAGGAGGGAGTATGAAACAGCCACTAACATTGAAATGATTTCGAATATGAACCGTTAGACTTATTCCGTTCATTTCtgtaacattttttgtttgtttgaaatatttaaaaaaaatgttgaagtGAAAGTCTGAAGACAATTTgaagattctgattattttaaaatgattctgTATGGTAAAAATACATTATTGATAGAATATTCCCAAAATGATTATAAAGGATTGTGAGCAGAATTCGTACATCTGATTTTTACCAAAACATTCGTAATGgattgaaattaaatcaatcccaaacaaaccaattaatttcttcaatttcatttttgaagATCACATAACGATGTAACAAATGCTAAAATTTCCGATTGAATCGCTTTCCCTTCCAGAGGAGGAGAGCGGCATGCTGGATGAGGGAGCGGACGCATCCCTAGCGGCAGACGCCGACGACGGTTCGGACGAGGAGGCCAACACGAAGGGCAACGCGCAGCaggacgaagacgacgactaCGAGCCAGAGGACAaccgcaagaagaagaagggcaaAAAGCGCAAAGCGCGCAGCAGCGACGAAAAGCGCGGccgcaagaagaaaaagcgcAAGAAGAACGACAGCGGCGACGAGAGCGACCAGAAGCAGAGCGATGACGGGGGAAGcagtgcggcggcggcggcagcggctgcagcagcagcggccgccGCTGCGGCCGCCGAGTCCGACTACGAGTCACGCCCGAAGCGTGGCCGAGATCGGAAGaagggcagcagcagtcgttcgggtgcggcggcggctgcagcCAGCGAAGTGGAGAAGAAGTCcgaggagaaggaaaagatGCCCACGATCCAGGAGGTGTGCAGCTCGTTCGATCTGACCGACGTGAAGATCGAGTACACGGAGGAGGATTTCGAGAATCTGGTCACGTTCAAGATGTTCCAGACGCACGTGCGGCCGATCCTGACGAAGGAGAATCCGCGCGTCCCGATGGCGAAGCTGATGATGCTGGTCGCGGCCAAGTGGCGCGAGTTCTGCACCCTCAACCCGAACATCTCGAGCGAGGACGCGACGTCGGGCGAGACGGGCGGGCGGGAGGAGgagacggcggcggcggcgccgCCCACGCCCGAGTACGTGCCGAAGTCGAGCCGGTCGCGCAGCAAGACGGAAAACAAGCACGACGACATGGTgtacgacgacgaggacgaggaggaagaggaggaggtggagCGGGAGCGAACGCGCAAGAGCAAGAAGGGCAAGAgcggaggcggcggcggcggtggaggtagcagtagcagcaacaagaAGGGCGGCGGCGGAGGAAACAGCCGCAAGCAGAAGGTGCCGACGCTGAAGATCAAGTTTGGCAAGCGCAAGAACGCCAGCTCGGACGAGGAGCAGGACGCGAGCGGCGGCTCGGAGCGCGAGTCGGACGCCGAGTTCGAGAAGATGCTGCAGCAGTCCGAGCCCGACACGCCGGAACGGGCGAAATCGGCCACCGGGGGCAGTGGTGGGGCCGATGGGGGCGCCGCGGACGAAGCGTCCGATCAGCCGGCGGTGCGCAAGAAGGCCAAAACCAAGATTGGCAACAagtcgaagaagaagaacaagtcGAAGAAGAGCAAATTCCCGGACGGTGGGGAGGAGGGCGAGCACGAGCATCAGGACTACTGCGAGGTGTGTCAGCAGGGCGGCGAGATCATCCTGTGCGACACGTGCCCCAAGGCGTACCATCTGGTGTGTCTCGATCCGGAGCTGGAGGACACGCCCGAGGGCAAGTGGTCCTGTCCGACGTGCGAGGCGGAGGGGCCGgccgacgaggacgacgacgagcaTCAGGAGTTTTGCCGGGTGTGCAAGGACGGTGGCGAGCTGCTGTGCTGCGACAACTGTCCCTCGGCGTACCACACGTTCTGTCTGAACCCGCCGCTCGACGACATTCCCGACGGGGAGTGGCGCTGTCCGCGCTGCAGCTGCCCGCCGCTCGCGGACAAGGTGCAGAAGATACTGACCTGGCGCTGGACCGACAAACCGATCAACCCGGACGAACCGTCCACGTCGAAgggtgcggcggcggcggccggcgGATCGACCCGGCGCCGCGAGTACTTCGTCAAGTGGCACGAGAAGTCGTACTGGCACTGCGACTGGATCACCGAGCTGCAGCTGGACGTGCACCATCCGCTCATGTTCCGGTACTACACGCGCAAGAATGACATGGAGGAGCCGCCCAAGCTGGAGGAGGCGCTGGACGAGGAGGACAACCGGTACAAACGCATCCAGCGCATGCGCGAAACGAACTGCCAGCTGAACGAGACGGAGCTGGAGGAGAAGTACTACCGGTACGGCGTCAAGCCGGAATGGTTGATGGTGCACCGCGTGATCAACCACCGGACGATGCGCGACGGCCGCACGCTCTATCTGGTCAAGTGGCGCGAGCTGTCGTACGATCAGGCCACGtgggaggacgaggaggacgacaTTGCGGGGCTGAAGATGGCCATCGAGTACTATCTGGATTTGCGCGCCAACTGCTCGCAGGACATCGGTGGGTcgggcagcggcggcagcggcagcagcaagaagaacaagaagaagggcCGCCGTCGGCTGCGCgagctggaggaggaggagcgcaCGGCCGGGGTGAAGCGCTACACGCCACCGCCGGAAAAGCCGACCACGGATCTGAAGCGCAAGTTCGAGGTGCAGCCACCGTACCTGGACGAGACGGGCATGCGGCTGCATCCGTACCAGCTGGAGGGCATCAACTGGTTGCGCTACTCGTGGGCGAACGGCACTGATACGATACTGGCCGACGAGATGGGGCTGGGCAAGACGATCCAGACGGCCACCTTCCTGTATTCGCTCTATAAGGAGGGCCACTGCCGTGGTCCGTTCCTGGTGGCGGTCCCGCTCTCGACCATCATCAACTGGGAGCGTGAGTTTGAAACGTGGGCGCCGGACTTTTACTGCATCACGTACGTCGGGGACAAGGAGTCGCGTGCCGTTATCCGCGAGAACGAACTGTCCTTCGAGGAAGGGGCAGTGCGCGGCGGCAAAGCGTCCCGCATTCGGGCGAGCTCGATCAAATTCAACGTGCTGCTGACAAGCTACGAGCTCATCTCGATCGATGCGGCCTGCCTCGGGTCGATCGATTGGTCcgtgctggtggtggatgAAGCGCATCGTCTCAAATCGAACCAGAGCAAGTTCTTCAAGGTGCTGAACGCGTACAACATCGCGTacaagctgctgctgaccgGTACGCCGCTGCAGAACAACCTCGAGGAGCTGTTCCATCTGCTCAACTTCCTCAACAAGAGCAAGTTCAACGAGCTGGCCGAGTTCCAGAACGAGTTCGCCGACATCTCGAAGGAGGAGCAGGTGAAGCGGCTGCACGAGATGCTCGGTCCGCACATGCTGCGTCGGCTGAAGGCGGACGTGCTGAAGAACATGCCCACCAAGTCGGAGTTTATCGTGCGCGTGGAGCTGTCGCCGCTGCAGAAGAAGTACTACAAGTACATCCTGACGCGCAACTACGAGGCGCTCAACCCGAAGGGCGGTGGCGGCGCCTGCTCGCTGATTAACATCATGATGGATCTGAAGAAGTGCTGCAACCATCCGTATCTGTTTGCGGCCGCCGCGGAGGAGGCACAGCTCGGCCCGGGCGGTAACTACGAGCTGCAGTCGCTGACGAAGGCGGCCGGcaagctggtgctgctggagaAGATGCTGAGGCTGCTGAAATCGCAGGGCCACCGGGTGCTGATCTTCTCGCAGATGACGAAGATGCTGGACATACTGGAGGACTTCCTGGAGGGGCTGGGATACAAGTACGAGCGTATCGATGGTGGCATTACGGGCAGCATTCGGCAGGAGGCGATCGATCGGTTCAATGCACCGGGTGCACCACAGTTCTGCTTCCTGCTGTCGACACGTGCCGGCGGTCTCGGCATTAACCTGGCGACGGCCGACACCGTCATCATTTACGATTCGGACTGGAACCCGCACAACGACATCCAGGCGTTCTCGCGCGCCCATCGTATCGGACAGGCGAACAAGGTGATGATCTACCGGTTCGTGACGCGCAACTCGGTGGAGGAGCGCGTGACGCAGGTGGCGAAGCGTAAGATGATGCTAACGCATCTGGTCGTGCGTCCCGGCATGGGCGGCAAGGGCACGAACTTTACCAAGCAGGAGCTGGACGACATCCTGCGCTTCGGCACGGAGGAGCTGTTCAAGGAGGACGGAAAGGACGAGGAGGCGATCCATTACGATGATAAGGCGGTGGCGGAGCTGCTGGACCGCTCGAACAAGggcgtggaggagaaggaaaactGGGCGAACGAGTATCTGTCCTCGTTCAAGGTCGCGTCCTACTCGACCAAGGAGGAcgtggaggaggaggcggaAACGGAGGTGATCAAGCAGGAGGCCGAAAACTCGGACCCGGCGTACTGGGTGAAGCTGCTGCGGCACCACTACGAGCAGCATCAGGAGGATCTGTCCCGCACGCTCGGCAAGGGCAAGCGCGTGCGCAAGCAGGTGAACTACACGGACGGTGGCGTCATACAGGCGGACCCGGTGAAGGAGGACTCGACCTGGCAGGAGAACGTGTCGGACTACAACAACTCGGACTACTCGGGCGCGTCGGACGAGGACcgggacgaggacgacgaggagaGCGAGCTGGGCCGACGCAGCCGGCGGCGCATCGAGCGCAAGGAGGCGGAGCGGGACAAccggccgctgccgccgctgctggcGCGCGTCGGTGGCAACATCGAGGTGCTCGGCTTCAATGCGCGCCAGCGCAAGAGCTTCCTGAACGCGATCATGCGCTACGGCATGCCGCCCCAGGACGCGTTCCACTCGCAGTGGCTGGTGCGCGATCTGCGCGGCAAGTCGGAGCGCATCTTCAAGGCGTACGTGTCGCTGTTCATGCGGCATCTGTGCGAGCCCGGCGCGGACAATGCGGAAACGTTCGCGGACGGGGTGCCGCGCGAAGGGCTCAGCCGGCAGCACGTGCTGACGCGCATCGGCGTGATGTCGCTGATCCGCAAGAAGGTGCAGGAGTTTGAGCACATCAACGGGTACTACAGCATGCCGGAGCTGATCAAGCGCCCGTGTGAGCCGGTCAAGATTGCCGTCGCCGCTCCGGCTGCTGTTGGGGCGGCGCCAGGTGGTGAGGGTACGTCCGGGACGGCCGGTGCAGCTGCTCCAGCCAGTGGAGAAACGTCCAAATCGGCCACGACGAGCACGAGTGCAACACCGGCGACCAGTGCTGCACCCAGCCCGGCCCCGAACGCCAGTGCGTCCGGCGATAAGGAGGAGGAACAACAGTCGGGTGAAAAGGCGACCGATGGCGGTGACAAAGAAAAGCCAACGGATGGCGGTAGTAGCACGACACCGGCCGAGGAGTGCGAAAAAGCGGCTGAAGTGAAGAAGGAAGTGAAAGAGGAAGGGGCGGACGATGCGACCGACAAGAAGCCGGCGGGCGACAACAAGAAGGATGAAAGCAGCGGCGAAGTCACAGCGAAGGATGAACCGATGGACACCGACGGGGAGAAGAAGGACGACAAGCAACCGGCCGGTGAGGAGGCGATCGATCTGAAGAGTGTCAAGACCGAGGAGGATGCGGTAGCGCCGAAGAAGGAAGCGGGCGACGAGAAGGAAAAGTCCGAGGAGAAGAAGCCAGCGGACGGAGCGGCAAAGAGCAGCGCGGAAGAGGCGAAGAAAGCACCGGTGGAAGCCAAGAAGGAGGCCGAGGAAgaggacgatgacgatgaggtGAAGTTCGTGGAGGATGGCAGCACGCTGCCGCCGGTGGTGAAGAAACAGGAGCCGGAAACGAAGCCGGCTCCAGCCCCAGCACCGgccaccacgaccaccaccacgatcgatgacgatgacgatgacgtgGTGTTTGTGaaggacgatgacgatgacgtgAAGAAGCCGGAACCGGTGCAGGAGAATCTGGAGGTGCACAAGCGCGCGTTCATGTTCAACATCGCGGACGGTGGCTTCACCGAGCTGCACACGCTGTGGATCAACGAGGAGAAGGCGGCGGTCCCGGGACGGGAGTACGAAATCTGGCACCGCCGGCACGACTACTGGCTGCTGGCGGGCATCGTCACGCACGGGTACGGCCGCTGGCAGGACATCCAGAACGACATCCGGTTCGCGATCATCAACGAACCGTTCAAGATGGACGTGGGCAAGGGCAACTTCCTCGAGATCAAGAA
Proteins encoded:
- the LOC120956307 gene encoding DNA-directed RNA polymerase I subunit RPA1, with translation MTIVNLDPTNLEFSVFTTEDVRKISVMKVESYRSFDDMGNPVKSGLYDPAMGPCGFGEICATCTRDVSTCEGHFGLIELDLVVYNPFFMRTVSSLLRITCMSCARVQLQDGAKSLLELQLRLADAGYIVEAEEIDVYKTKLQANPHDAIPEEITYYEDLLRKEPYNKLGNTKLSSTIRTAIVNSTLRQESKRCIHCTKMLQRVRITDKKLTIRWTQADKKAFLEEKGNKNPTDEEVKSSTEVVLARESQMFLRKLYEQEGTLLSLLFPVLNSAKHETTQYPTDIFFMEVVPVPPCKMRPVRRANRVPGRSSVMEHAQSVLLRNIFVANATVRAILFGSEGKEKPEGMSDATFGQLKSIHQQAKGATVTEKLFHAWCDLQSNVDQLLDVEKLSGGKQVVTFGLKQLIEKKAGLIRMHMMGKRVNHAARTVITPDPNIGVEEIGIPTRFAKKLTYPVPVTPWNVAELRQWVMNGPDVYPGANMIEDANGRVSKISSTNVTQRQSLAKTLLTPHGAGAESSGDDTIKIVHRHLQNGDILLLNRQPTLHRPSIMAHRAKILGGEKIFRLHYSNCKSYNADFDGDEMNAHLPQNEVARAEAYGLVAVPYQYLVPKDGTPLGGLIQDHIVSAVKLFIRGKFFNREDYQQLVFQALSNKKGNIELLPPSILKPVRLWSGKQIISTIIKNSTPKGMPYINLVGKSKLNNKHWCVLPARPWEYGGTPLRENELSESEVFIRQGELLSGILDKNHFGATPYGLIHCMYELYGGVCSTALLSSLSRLFTYYLQWEGFTLGVRDILVQSKADRKRSRIIRECRAVAGHEAATSALELPASVSRDELAQRMREAYAKNPKFRAILDRKYKTVLDTYTNRINNACLPEGLISKFPENNLQLMVQSGAKGSTVNTMQISCLLGQIELEGKRPPLMISGRSLPSFADFDTSPKSGGFIDGRFMTGIQPQEFFFHCMAGREGLIDTAVKTSRSGYLQRCLVKHLEGLSVHYDMTVRDSDGSVIQYMFGEDGMDIAKTQFIGNEKQTRFLDMNRDVIVQPEVLKRLQTSRDEDPLNEALKKHVKKMKRWTKQNGGGPTEVQRVRTSAFALFSADHAEALRAELPNPDKMKKSGRTKLTEKLLKRWGKLEPAARREYVRRAAHCPDPVGAVFPPDSHYGVLSEKLEAMVRKYKRTEQPLHNIDELMQVKGSASLAAPGEPVGVLAAQSIGEPSTQMTLNTFHFAGRGEMNVTLGIPRLREILMCAAAEIKTPSMEIPFLPHRKPERLKAVAEKLRKSLNRVTVADVLENINIKSKLVVHPSRGMQHTIRFNFLPQDAYDHDYCVTPSGILRHMSRKFFKAMFAAIRRAESAKNVLIDTEMQEGKSKKHKKGADTEEDDEIDRQEPGKVDKSEKAVYSDSDSDSDDGGTPAVDGDASDAKNRGKTKDEHDYDEDDENDADAAGASSDDSGVSEDEQEDEKEAQKQPAAGGKQKKKLPSAKASKSHCIEEALIEEYEKEQDELGQELAAMPGAEETLNEAEETMFLAQVNAQVSKFQHDRVAKRWCQIVLHMPLKLKEIDFTKVLRDVAAKSVIWEVPRIKRAITYMQNDQLYLRTDGTNMSAMTAHAKVLDLNRLYTNDIHAMANRYGIEAASRVIVKEIQNVFSVYGITIDPRHLLLVADYMTASGRYQAMNRMAMESSVSPLQQISFESSLKFLKEALLKGTNDRLESPSSRLIVGQPCKVGTGSFTLYSSALKDYAEASMA